From a region of the Balaenoptera ricei isolate mBalRic1 chromosome 11, mBalRic1.hap2, whole genome shotgun sequence genome:
- the TEX264 gene encoding testis-expressed protein 264 isoform X3 has product MATFPYTTPLSIWLATRRVHPALDTYIKERKLCAHPRLEIYQQDQIYFMCPLARQGDFYVPEVKETERKFRGPAEASDAQVDGTGTDTMSDTSSVSLEVGPGSRETSAATLSLGVSSRGWDDGDTRSEHSYSESGASGSSFEEVDLEGEGPLGEPRVGPEAEPLGVAKWPREPSTPEKGEE; this is encoded by the exons ATGGCCACCTTCCCCTACACCACACCCCTGTCCATCTGGCTGGCTACCCGCCGTGTCCATCCTGCCCTGGACACCTACATCAAG GAGCGGAAGTTGTGTGCCCACCCACGGCTGGAGATCTACCAGCAAGACCAGATCTATTTCATGTGCCCACTGGCACGGCAGGGAGACTTCTATGTGCCTGAGGTGAAGGAGACAGAACGGAAATTCCGGGGCCCTGCAGAGGCCAGTGATGCCCAGGTGGATGGCACAG gaaCTGACACAATGAGTGACACGAGTTCTGTAAGCCTGGAGGTGGGTCCTGGCAGCCGGGAGACTTCAGCTGCCACACTGTCCCTTGGGGTGAGCAGCCGTGGCTGGGATGATGGTGACACCCGCAGTGAGCACAGCTACAGCGAGTCAGGTGCCAGTGGCTCCTCCTTTGAGGAGGTGGACCTGGAGGGCGAGGGACCCCTGGGGGAGCCAAGGGTCGGCCCTGAGGCTGAACCCCTGGGGGTTGCCAAGTGGCCCCGGGAGCCCAGTACCCCTGAGAAGGGCGAGGAGTAA
- the TEX264 gene encoding testis-expressed protein 264 isoform X1 yields the protein MSDLLLLGLIGGLTLLLLLTLLAFAGYSGLLAGVAVSAGSPPVRNVTVAYKFHVGPYGETGRLFTESCSVSPKLRSVAVYYDNPRTVPPEKCRCAVGSILSEGEKSPSPELIRLYQKFGFKVFSFPAPSHVVMATFPYTTPLSIWLATRRVHPALDTYIKERKLCAHPRLEIYQQDQIYFMCPLARQGDFYVPEVKETERKFRGPAEASDAQVDGTGTDTMSDTSSVSLEVGPGSRETSAATLSLGVSSRGWDDGDTRSEHSYSESGASGSSFEEVDLEGEGPLGEPRVGPEAEPLGVAKWPREPSTPEKGEE from the exons ATGTCGGACCTGCTACTCCTGGGCCTGATTGGGGGCCTgactctgctgctgctgctgacgcTGCTGGCCTTTGCTGGGTACTCAGGGCTGCTGGCTGGGGTGGCAGTGAGTGCTGGCTCACCCCCCGTCCGCAACGTCACTGTGGCCTACAAGTTCCACGTGGGGCCCTATGGTGAAACTGGGCGGCTTTTCACAGAGAGCTGCAGTGTCTCCCCCAAGCTCCGCTCCGTTGCCGTCTACTATGACAACCCCCGCACG GTGCCCCCTGAGAAGTGCCGCTGTGCGGTGGGCAGCATTCTGAGTGAAGGTGAGAAGTCACCCTCCCCTGAGCTCATCCGACTCTATCAGAAATTTGGCTTCAAGGTGTTCTCTTTCCCGGCACCCAGCCATGTGGTGATGGCCACCTTCCCCTACACCACACCCCTGTCCATCTGGCTGGCTACCCGCCGTGTCCATCCTGCCCTGGACACCTACATCAAG GAGCGGAAGTTGTGTGCCCACCCACGGCTGGAGATCTACCAGCAAGACCAGATCTATTTCATGTGCCCACTGGCACGGCAGGGAGACTTCTATGTGCCTGAGGTGAAGGAGACAGAACGGAAATTCCGGGGCCCTGCAGAGGCCAGTGATGCCCAGGTGGATGGCACAG gaaCTGACACAATGAGTGACACGAGTTCTGTAAGCCTGGAGGTGGGTCCTGGCAGCCGGGAGACTTCAGCTGCCACACTGTCCCTTGGGGTGAGCAGCCGTGGCTGGGATGATGGTGACACCCGCAGTGAGCACAGCTACAGCGAGTCAGGTGCCAGTGGCTCCTCCTTTGAGGAGGTGGACCTGGAGGGCGAGGGACCCCTGGGGGAGCCAAGGGTCGGCCCTGAGGCTGAACCCCTGGGGGTTGCCAAGTGGCCCCGGGAGCCCAGTACCCCTGAGAAGGGCGAGGAGTAA
- the TEX264 gene encoding testis-expressed protein 264 isoform X2 yields MSDLLLLGLIGGLTLLLLLTLLAFAGYSGLLAGVAVSAGSPPVRNVTVAYKFHVGPYGETGRLFTESCSVSPKLRSVAVYYDNPRTERKLCAHPRLEIYQQDQIYFMCPLARQGDFYVPEVKETERKFRGPAEASDAQVDGTGTDTMSDTSSVSLEVGPGSRETSAATLSLGVSSRGWDDGDTRSEHSYSESGASGSSFEEVDLEGEGPLGEPRVGPEAEPLGVAKWPREPSTPEKGEE; encoded by the exons ATGTCGGACCTGCTACTCCTGGGCCTGATTGGGGGCCTgactctgctgctgctgctgacgcTGCTGGCCTTTGCTGGGTACTCAGGGCTGCTGGCTGGGGTGGCAGTGAGTGCTGGCTCACCCCCCGTCCGCAACGTCACTGTGGCCTACAAGTTCCACGTGGGGCCCTATGGTGAAACTGGGCGGCTTTTCACAGAGAGCTGCAGTGTCTCCCCCAAGCTCCGCTCCGTTGCCGTCTACTATGACAACCCCCGCACG GAGCGGAAGTTGTGTGCCCACCCACGGCTGGAGATCTACCAGCAAGACCAGATCTATTTCATGTGCCCACTGGCACGGCAGGGAGACTTCTATGTGCCTGAGGTGAAGGAGACAGAACGGAAATTCCGGGGCCCTGCAGAGGCCAGTGATGCCCAGGTGGATGGCACAG gaaCTGACACAATGAGTGACACGAGTTCTGTAAGCCTGGAGGTGGGTCCTGGCAGCCGGGAGACTTCAGCTGCCACACTGTCCCTTGGGGTGAGCAGCCGTGGCTGGGATGATGGTGACACCCGCAGTGAGCACAGCTACAGCGAGTCAGGTGCCAGTGGCTCCTCCTTTGAGGAGGTGGACCTGGAGGGCGAGGGACCCCTGGGGGAGCCAAGGGTCGGCCCTGAGGCTGAACCCCTGGGGGTTGCCAAGTGGCCCCGGGAGCCCAGTACCCCTGAGAAGGGCGAGGAGTAA